GCCGAGCTGGTAGAGGTACTGGACGAGGTTGAAGACGAAGCTGTCGTAGTTGTCGACGACGAGGATGCGCGCGCTCACTGTCCGTCCACCGTCACGTCGTTGAACGGAAGCAGCGGCTCCGCCCAGGGGAACACGTACTGGAAGAGCAGGTAGACGACCCCGAGGGCCAGCACGAGGGAGATCAGCCCCCGCACCCACGCGTTGCCCGGGAGATGCCGCCAGATCCAGCCGTACATGACGTCTGCGTCCCTTCCATTCGATACCGCACCAGAGTACGGGGCGATCCCCTCCCGGTGGGCGCCCTGTGGAAAACGTGGACGCTCAGTGCCCGGTGGGCGGTTGCGCACGGCGTGTGGACGCTCAGTCCTGTGCGGCCGGTCGCGCGTAGCGCAGGTCCACGGTGCCCGTGTAGCCGGGCAGGGTCATGGCGCCCTTCTCCTCGACCTTCCAGCCCAGGCCGTACGCCTTCACGTAGAGCTGGTAGTTCTGGACGGCGGGGGAGGACGCCAGGGCCTTGCGGAGCTTGCCGGTGTCGCCGACGGCCGTGACCTTGTAGGGCGGGGAGTAGACGCGGCCCTGGAGGATCAGGGTGTTGCCGACGCAGCGCACGGCGCTGGTGGAGATCAGCCGCTGGTCCATGACCTGGATGCCCTCGGCGCCGCCCTGCCAGAGGGCGTTGACGACGGCCTGGAGGTCCTGCTGGTGGATGACCAGGTCGTTGGCCTGCGGCTCGGGGTAGCCGGGGGCGGCCCGGGCGTCCGGCGGGGCGTCGTTGAGGGTGACCGTGAGGCCGTCGCCGGAGACCTCCGTGGTGCCGGCGGCCTTCTCCAGGGCGCCGAGCCGGGCGTCCTCGGCCTCGCTGGAGCCGTCGTCGCGGCGGGCGAGGGTGTCCACCTCGTCCCGTACGGCCGCCGTGGACTCCTCCAGCTCGGCGTTCTTGTCGCTGCGCTCGCGGACGAGGTCGGAGAGCCTCAGCAGGGAGTCGTCCGTGCGGATGTTGGTGCCCTTGGCGGTGTTGAAGCTCGTGACGAAGATCAGGCCCGCGAGCGCGAAGACGGCAGCGGTCAGCAGCCGCACCGGCCGCCACGTACCGCGCCGGGCCGGCTCCGTGGGAGAGTCGGCGGAATTGCTCAACGTACCCTTATCTCCTTAGGCGTCGAGGAAGCACTACGCTAACGGACGCCTGGGCGAGGAGACGGGCCACCTCGTTCTCAGCCCGTACCAGCAAAAGTCACCGTTTCCGCGCGGTCACGCAGCGCATCGACAGGAGAGTTCCTCGTGCCGAAGTCACGTATCCGCAAGAAGGCCGACTTCACGCCGCCCCCCGCCGCGAAGCAGGCGACCGCCATCAAGCTGACCAACCGCAGCTGGGTCGCTCCGGTCATGCTGGCGCTGTTCGCGATCGGGCTGGCCTGGATCGTGGTCTTCTTCGTCACCGACGGCACGCTCCCCATGGAGTCCCTGAGGAACTGGAACGTCGCCGTCGGGTTCGGCTTCATCGCCGCCGGCTTCGCCGTCTCCACGCAGTGGAAGTAGCCGCTGAAGTAGCGGACAACCCTTCGTCACGTCAAGCACTCGCAAGGGTTATCCACAAGGTTGTGCACAGCCGTGGAAAAGTTCAGACGATCTGTGGATAACTCGCATCCTGTTGACGCCGATGTGACTGCGTCAACCCCCTGAAGCGGACCGCCCGAGCCCCTCGTCGCACTGGAAACACCCAGGTCAGCGAAGAGGGGCACAGGTGTTCCCGACACTGGGCGGCAGGGCCGTCACAGGCTGTGGACAACTCTGGGGAAAGCTGCCGCTCAGCTGAGCGCGGCCGTTCTCATCACGGTCATCCCGACCGTCGCGATCAGCACCAGCGCGCAGGCGCCCCACTGGAACAGCGGCCGCATCGCACGCGGGCCGCCCACCATGCCGTACGCGACGATCGCGCCCGCGACCAGGCCCCCGAGGTGGGCCTCCCAGGCGATCACGTCCCGGAAGACCACCGTGATCAGTACGTTCAGCGCGATCAGGCCCAGCACGGGACGCAGGTCGTACCGGAGGCGGCGGTACAGCACGAGCGTCGCGCCCATCAGGCCGAACACCGCGCCGGACGCGCCCAGCGACCCCTGGTTCGGCGCGGCGATCACATAGGTGAGCGCGCTGCCCGCGAGCCCGGAGAGCACATACAGCGCCAGGTACCGCACCCGGCCGAGCGCCGCCTCCAGCGGTCCGCCCAGCACCCACAGCCCGAACATGTTGAAGGCGATGTGCCACACCTCACGGTGCAGGAACGCCGCCGTCAGCAGCCGGTACCACTCCCCGTCCGCGACCCCGACCACACGGGCCAGCTCCGGGTCGAAGGCCAGCCCGATCAGCACCAGCTCGTCGACGAGGCCCGTGGAGAACATCCCGGCGAGGAACACCAGCAGATTGAGGCCGATCAGCACCTTGGTGACCAGCTGCTGGTCCCCGGAGGCGATGGCGCCGCCCGCGATGTTCCGGGGCCGCTCCACGCCCGGGGCGTGCCCCGTGCCCGACCCTCCGCGCACGCACTCCGGGCACTGGAAGCCGACCGACGCCGCCACCATGCAGTCCGGGCAGATCGGCCGCTCGCAGCGCGTGCAGCGAACGCCGGTCTCCACCCCGGGGTGGCGGTAGCAGCTCGACAGCCCGTTCGGCGCCTGGCTCTGCTCCATGGGCTTCCCCTTGTCGTCGTGGGCGTACCAACGCCCCGCCCATCCTTACGGACGGACGGGGCGGAAAGGTTCCCCGAAAGCGCCTGAGGCCACCCGGAGACACCCCGGAGATCACCCGGAGACCGCCCCGGGGACCATCCCTGGACCGCTCAGCGGTCGCTCAGCGCTTCTCGACCACGACGGACTCGATGACCACGTCGTTGACCGGGCGGTCCGTGCGCGGGTTCGTCCGCGTACCGGCGATCGCGTCCACGACCTTCTTGCCGGACTCGCTGGTGACCTCACCGAAGATCGTGTGCTTGCCGGTCAGCCAGGCGGTCGGCGCGACGGTGATGAAGAACTGCGAGCCGTTGGTGCCCGGGCCCGCGTTGGCCATGGCCAGCAGGTACGGCTTGTTGAACGCCAGGTCGGGGTGGAACTCGTCCTTGAACTCGTATCCCGGGCCGCCCGTGCCGTTGCCCAGCGGGTCGCCGCCCTGGATCATGAAGCCGCTGATCACGCGGTGGAAGACCGTGCCGTTGTACAGCGGGGCGGTGGTCTTCTGGCCGGTCGCCGGGTTCGTCCACTCGCGCTCGCCCTTGGCGAGCTCGACGAAGTTCCGGACCGTGGTCGGCGCGTGGTCCGGGAAGAGCCGGACCTCGATGTCGCCGTGGTTGGTCTTCAGGGTGGCGTACAGCTGCTCGGCCACGATGTGCCTTCCTTAGGTCTTCTCTTACACAGCCGATCCTCGCACGGAAGCCATCACCCGGGGCAAAAGGCGGGAGCGTCGCACGGGAATGCCCCGGATGCCCGCACCGCATGCCGAGCGGGAGTCACCGGGGCATGATTTCCAAAACGGCGGAAAGGTGAGGTATCGAACCGCCACCGAGGAGGAGGATCTCGTGACCCGCATGGACAGCGTGCGCGCCGCCACCGATTCGGCGAAGGAGAGCGTGCTGCACGCCGCGGACGTGGTGGCGCCCTACGCCGGCGCGGCCAGGGAGCAGGCCGCGCAGTACGCGCGCGAGGCGCGCGTCAAGATGGCGCCGAAGGTCTTCAAAGCCGCACAGCAGGCACGCGTCGGGTACGGCGTGTACGTCGCGCCGCACGTACCGCCGAAGCTCGACACGGCCGCGCACCGCGCCGTGTACCAGACCCGCAGGGCCGCGCGTCAGGCGGCGTACTACACGACGCCCCGGCTGGAGCAGGCGATGGCCGCGGCCGGTCCCGCACGGGAGGAGGCCGTGTCCCGCTCGACGGCCGCTCTCGCCGCGCTGCGCGGCCAGGTGACGGCGAAGGAGATCAGGAAGCTGGTCCGCCGGCACGAGCGCCGCGCCCGCACCCGGCGGGCGATGAAGGGACTCGCCGTCGTGGGCATGGTCTTCGGCGGTGCCGTGGCGGTGTGGAAGTGGTGGGACAAGCAGGCGAACCCGGACTGGCTGGTCGAACCGCCCACGGAGGTCTCCGAGGGCGCCACGCTCACCTCGGTCGACGGCAGCGGACCGATGTCGGCGAGGTCGGAGGCCGGGACGGAGACGATCGAGACGGAGAAGCCGGACAACGGCGACGGGCTCCGCTGACACCCCGTCCGAGGCGAACCGGGCGACTGTTGGAGGCACCCGGACAACGGTGGCCGAGGCGGCCGGACGACGGTGGCCGAGGCGAACCGGGCGATGGTCGGAGGCGGCCGGACGACAGTGGCCGAGGCGCCGGACGACGGTGGCCGAGGCGGCCGGTGGGGCCGGGGAGCGACCGGGACGACGGTCCGGAGGCAGCAACCAGGACGACGGTGCGGAGCGAGGCGACTGGACGACGGGTGGTCGGCGAGCGGCGGGTACGACAGGTCGGTCGGCGAGCGGCCGGTACGACGGACCCGGAGAGGGGCCGGGACCACGATCCGGTGAACACGACCGGGGTACGGGCCTGAGCGGCCGGGAGGACGACGGGTCGGCGAGCGACGTACGTGCGCCGGCCCGTCGCTAGCGCGCGGAGGCCGCGCCCACGGGAACGCCCCCGTCGGCGTCCTCGTCGTCGGTCGCGTGCTCGGCCGGGCGGTGGTCCGCGGCCAGGACACCGGCGGTCGTCAGGCGCCGTACGGCGGGGGAGGCACCGTGGGCCTCGGCGTGGATACGCTGCTTGATCGTCGGGGGGAGTGCCCGCTCACGCGGCACCCGCCGACCCCATCCGGACCCGCGGCCCCCACCGGCTGCCACGGGCGACGCGACGCTCCGCTGCCCCGGCAACGCGAGGGCGCCGACACGAGCCGTCCGCGCCGCGTACGCCGTACCGGCGACACCCCCGCCCGCACCGGCACCGGCACCGGCACCGGCACCGGCACCGGCACCGGCACGTACAGCGTCACGCCGGTCCGCCGCGGACGCCGCCGACCCCGCGGGCACTGCGGGTACTTCGAGCGTTGCGGGCGCTGCGGGCGCCGTCGGCCTGAGAGCGGCGAGCACTCCGCAGAAGAAGGAGACGATCGCGGTCCAGAACTGCTTGACCTTGTCGGCGGCCATGGCCCCTCGCTTTCCCATCGCGTTGCGGTTGGGCGATCTACATACCTTTCTCATGATGTGTACGCATCTCGGGAACCAGGGGAGCGACGCCGTCCGCGCGCAGATCTTCCGATGAACACCACCCGTACGGCCCATCTCCACTGGCGCCGACACCGGACAGGCCCCTCGCCACCACCACGCCGCTCCGGCCGCCAGGCCCGCCCCTGTGACCCGCGAAGACCCCTCCCACCGCGCATCGTCGCAGGTGGGAGGGGTCTTCGGGCAGTGAGGCAGGTGCGCGGGCGCCGAAGGCAGCTCTCTCTCTCCCCCCCCAGCGCCCATGAAGTGATCCGGCTCACGTGGTGTCACACGGCCCGAGTGGGCGGTGTCTTCATGCCGAACCCCCTGGAGCGGAGGAGACACCATGACTGAGCACACCGAGGTCGTCGTCATCGGCGGTGGATACGCCGGTGTCATGGCGGCCAACCGCCTGACGCGGCGCACCGACGTCACCGTGACGCTGGTCAACCCGCGTCCGTCCTTCGTCGCACGGCTCCGCCTGCACCAACTGGTGGGCGGCAGCCACGACGCGGTCGTGGAGTACGCGGAGGTCCTGGCCAAGGGCGTTCGCCTGCGGATCGACACGGTGGCGCGGATCGACGCGGCCGGGCGGCGCGTGGCGCTGGCGAGCGGGGAGGCCCTCCCGTACGACTACCTGGTCTACGCGGCGGGCAGCGGCAGTGCCGAACCGCTCGTGCCCGGCGCGGCCGAGTTCGCGTACCCGGTGGCCACCCTGGAGGCGGCGCGGCGGCTGCGGTCGGTGATCGACGCCGCGCCGACGACAGCGGCGGTGACGGTGGCCGGGGCCGGTCCGACGGGCATCGAGACCGCCGCCGAGCTGGCGGAGAAGGGCCTCCGGGTGACCCTGGTCTGCGGCGGTGTACTCGGCCCGTACCTGCACCCCCGGGCGCGGCGCACGGCCACCAGGCGGCTCAGCGAGCTCGGGGTGACCGTCATCGACGGCTCGGGTTCGAAGGTCACGGGGGTGACCCGCCGCGCCGTGTGCCTCGCCGACGGACGTGAACTGCCCAGTGAGGTGACCGTGTGGACCGTCGGGTTCGGCGTGCCGGACCTCGCCGCGCGCAGTGGGCTGAGCGTGGACGCGGTGGGCCGCCTGCTCACGGACGAGACGCTGACCAGCGTGGACGACGAGCGCATCGTCGCCGCCGGGGACAGCGCGGCACCGTCGGACCTGCCGTTCCGGATGAGCGCCTACACCGCGGGCTGCCTGGGCGCGCACGCCGCCGACACGGTGCTCCACCGCATCGCGGGAGAGCCGCCCACGCCCGTCGATCTGTCGTTCAACGCCATGTGCATCAGCCTGGGGCGCGGCGCCGCCGTCTTCCAGCTCGCGCACAAGGACGACACCGCGATGAGGCTGTACGTCAGCGGCCGTCCGGGCGCGAAGCTCAAGGAGTTCGCCTGCCAGGCCAGCGTCAAGCACCTGGTGAGCGAGGCGCGTAAGCCCGGCTCGCACAGCTGGCCCAAGGGCGGGCCCGTACGCCGCAGGCTGCTTGAGGCCAGGCACGGCCAGGAGCCGGTCACCGCCGAAGACGCGGCCTGACCCGTCCTGCCCGCCCCGACCTGTCCCGACCTGTCCCGTCCCGTCCCCGTCCCGTCCCGCGCATCCCGTCTCCGGGAGCCCGCCGACGCGTACGACGTCGGTCGGCGCCCAGTCCCCCCTCACCCACGATCCGAGGAGTAGGCATGGCCACCCAGGCCCCGCCGGAGTCCGGTACGCCGTCGTCCACCTGGCCGGCGGTGGCCAGAGCGGTCCTTGTGCTCACCGCGGCCGTCAGCGTGCTGCTCGTCGCCTTCGCCTGGCCGTCGGTGCGGTCGTCCGTGCACGACGTGCCGATCGCCGTCGCCGGGCCGCCCGCCGCGGCCGACCGGGTCAGCGCAGCCCTGGAGCGCGGCAGGCCGGGCGCCTTCGAGATCACCGAGGTCGCCGACACCGCGGCCGCCGAACGGCTGATCCGCGACCGGGAGGTGTACGGGGCGATCGACGTCAGCTCCGGAAAGCCGCAGGTCATCACCGCGTCGGCCGGTGCCGCACCGGTGGCGCAGGCCCTCCAGGGCGTCGCGGCCGCCCTGGGCCAGGCGCAAGGGCAGGGCGCCGGCCCCGGTTCCGCCCCCGGCACCGGCACCTCGGTCCCCGTCCGGGACCTGGTCGCGCTGCCCGCCGACGACCCGCGCGGCGCCGGCCTGGCCGCCGGGGCCCTGCCCCTGGTCATGGGCGGCCTGCTCGCCGCCGTACTGCTGACCCGGCTCGTGAGCGGCACGGCCCGCCGGGTCGTGGGGGCGCTGGCCTTCGCCGTCACCGGCGGTCTGGCCGTGACCGCGATCCTTCAGTTCTGGTTCGGCTCGCTGAGCGGCTCCTACGCCGTCAACTCCGGCGCCGTCGCCCTCGCCGTCGCGGCCACCTCCCTGGCCCTCATCGGCCTCGTGTCGCTGCTCGGGTACGCGGGCTTCGGCGTCGGCGCGGCCGCCATGATGCTCATCGGCAACCCCCTGTCCGGCACCGGGACCGCACCCGAGATGCTGCCCGGCTGGTCCGGTGCGCTGGGCCAGTTGATGCCGCCGGGAGCGGGTTCCTGGCTGCTGCGCTCCACCGCCTTCTTCGACGGCCAGGGCGCCGCCCGGTCCGTCGTCGTCCTGCTGGCCTGGCTCGCCCTGGGCGCGCTGCTCTGCCTGGCCGCGACCGTGCGCGCCCGCCGGACCCCACCCACCGGCCCGTCACCGGTCCCCGCCTGACCCTGCCCCACACCCGGTCACCCGCAGCCGCCGGACGCCTTCGGCAGCGCACCCGTCACCCGCCGTGTCCTCGCACAGTCCACGGCCCGACGAGGGCGCCAACCCCGGCCCCGTACATGACAAAGACCCCTCCTACCGCGTATCGACGCAGGCGGGAGGGGTCTTCGATCTGTGGAGCCTAGGGGAGTCGAACCCCTGACATCTGCCATGCAAAGACAGCGCTCTACCAACTGAGCTAAGGCCCCGGGGACCGCCGACGCGCGGTGGTCGCAGACCAGAGTACCGGGTGACGGGGGGTGTCCCGCAAAAACATTGGGACTCCCCGCGAGCGACCACTCTCCGTAAGATGCTCCGCGAGGTTCGCAGCAGCGAACCCGAGCGATGGGGAGACGCAATGGATGCTGCACAGCAGGAAGCGACCGCCAGAGCCAGAGAGCTCCAGCGCAGTTGGTACGGCGAACCGCTGGGGGCCCTTTTCCGTCGGCTGATCGACGACCTCGGCCTCAACCAGGCCCGGCTCGCCGCCATACTCGGACTCTCCGCCCCCATGCTGTCGCAGCTGATGAGCGGTCAGCGCGCGAAGATCGGGAACCCGGCCGTCGTCCAGCGCGTCCAGGCGCTCCAGGAGCTCGCGAGCCAGGTCGCCGACGGCAGTGTCAGCGCCGTCGAGGCGGCGGACCGGATGGAGGAGATCAAGAAGTCGCAGGGCGGTTCCGTCCTGACGTCCTCCAGCCAGTCCACCCCCGGCTCCGGCGCCCCCACCGTGCGCCGCGTCGTACGGGAGATCCAGTCGCTGCTGCGCTCCGTCGCGGCGGCCGGCGACATCATCGACGCGGCCGACTCGCTCGCCCCCACCCACCCCGAACTGGCAGAGTTCCTCCGGGTGTACGGCGCCGGGCGCACGGCGGACGCGGTCGCGCACTACGAGTCCCACCAGAGCTGACGGCGCGGGCCGACGGCGAGCGACGACGACTGCGGCACGGGGAGCGACACAGCGCGATGGGCGAGGTCTTCGCGGGGCGGTACGAACTGATCGACCCGATCGGGCGGGGCGGCATGGGGGCCGTCTGGCGCGCCTGGGACCAGCGGCGCCGCAGGTACGTGGCCGCGAAGGTCCTCCAGCAGAGCGACGCGCACACGCTGCTGCGCTTCGTCCGCGAACAGGCCCTGCGCATCGACCACCCGCACGTCCTGGCCCCGGCGAGCTGGGCCGCCGACGACGACAAGGTCCTGTTCACGATGGACCTGGTCAGCGGCGGTTCCCTGGCGCACGTCATCGGGGACTACGGGCCGCTGCCGCCGCGCTTCGTCTGCGCGCTGCTCGACCAGCTGCTGTCCGGTCTCGCCGCGGTGCACGCGGAGGGGGTCGTGCACCGTGACATCAAACCGGCGAACATCCTGCTGGAGGCGACCGGCAAGGGGCGTCCGCATCTGCGGCTGTCCGACTTCGGCATCTCCATGCGCAAGGGCGAACCGCGCCTGACCGAGACGAACCTGGTGATCGGCACGCCCGGCTACTTCGCGCCCGAGCAACTCATGGGCGAGGAGCCGGACTTCCCGGCGGACCTGTTCGCCGTCGGCCTGGTGGCCCTGTATCTGCTCCAGGGCCGGAGGCCCGACTCGCAGGCGCTCGTGGCGCACTTCATGGCGCACGGCACGCCCAGCGCGCCCGAGGGCATCCCGGAGCCGCTCTGGCAGGTCCTCGCGGGGCTGCTCCAGCCCGACCCGCAGGCCCGGTTCCGTACGGCGAACGGCGCCCGCAAGGCGCTCGGCTCCGCCGTCGAGCTGCTGCCCGAGACGGCCGGTGACGAGGAGCCGGTCGAGGTCTTCGACCAGCTCGGTCCGCTGCCGCCGGGGTACGGCCCCGACGGCCCCGTTCCCGTACCGGCGCCCGTGCCCGCGCCCGTACCGGAGCGGCCTTCCGTACCGGCTGCGCCGACCACACCGGGCGCACCGGCCGTACCGGCCCAGGGGGCGCCGTCGCCGTCCGAGACGGGCGGCTTCCACCTGGCCCCACCGCCCCACCAGCCGCAACCGCAACACCAGGCCCAGCCGCAGCACCAGCCCGCCGGGGCCCACCAGCCGTACGCGCCCTACCCGGCAGCGCCCTACCCGGCAGCGCCCTACCCGGCAGCGGCGTACCCGGCCCCGGCGTACCCGGCCCCGGCGTACGCCACGCCCCAGCACCCGGCCACACCGCTGGCCCCCGGAACGGCACCCGCACCCGCACCCGGCGGCCACGTCCCGGTCACGGCACCCACCGCGCCCGTACCGGCTCCGCCCCGGAGGCCGGGCCCGCCGCGCGCGGTGGCCGTGCCGGTTCTGCTGCTGGCCCTGGCCTGTTACGCCGTCGGAATCTGGGCCCTCACGCAGATGTGAGCTACCAGCCCCGGCCCTGCGGCGGCCCGAACCCGGAGGACGCGTCCTGCGACGGCGGCACGGACCCGCCGGCCGCCCCCGCCGCCCCGTCCGCGCGCCGCCGCGCCAGCACCGTCCACAGCCCGATCCCGCCCAGCAGCACCGTCCCGGTCCCGATCCCGCCCGCCGCGACGAGCCCCATCGTGCCCGTGTCCCCGGCCGCCGCGCCGCTCTGGCCCTCCGCCGCCGCCTCCCGGTCGTCCTCGGTGACCGCGAAGATCCCGGCCGGACCGGCGTACGGCGGCGCCGGCTTGGGCTCGCCCTCGACGTTCACCCGCAGCGTCAGCCCGTACGGCTTCCTGCCGAACTTCTCGCCGACCTTCGGGCTGAGGCTGACGCGCAGGTAGTACCAGCCCGCGAAGCGCAGCGCGCTCGTCTCGGTGCTGGAGCTGAAACGGTTCTCGTACGCGACCGGCGGCAGCGGGTCGAAGGTCTGCGACTTCTGCTTGCCGTCGTACGACATCGAGTCGTCGCTCTCGACCAGCCCGAGCGCCGGGTTGTACAGCGACACGGGCAGCGCGCCGCCGACGAACCCGTCACCGGCCGAGCTGCCCAGGTCCGCGCTGACGAACAGCTGCTGACCCCAGTCCACGGGGACCCGGTAGAAGCGGCTCTGGCCGGGCTCGATGCGGTCGGTCCACTCGCCCTCGGAGAGCCCGGGCGCGTCCGCGAAGCCCGCGCCTCCAGCCCGTTCGCGCGGCCCGCCCGCGGGAGGCTGCGGCGAGGCGCTGGGCCAGTTCTCGGGCGCCTCGGTCGGCCCGGCAGCCTTGAGCCCCGGCTCCCGTACGTGCCGGAGCTCCAGTCCCCAGGGCTCCTCCGACGACGACTCCTTGCCGTCCCGCTCGACCACGACGTAGTACGACCCGGCCTCCTGACACAGCGTCCGGTCCTGGTCGAGCGTGCGGTCCACGTACCCGGCGACCGGCCGGGCGAACTCGGCGGAGCCGAACCGCAGCGTGGTCGTCCCGCAGTCGGCCCCGTCCCGGTCCTGGAGGGCAACATCCAGCTCGTCCTGGAACGACAGCCTGGCGCCCTTGGGCGGTACGGCGACGACGGAGACGTACGCGTGGCTGGCGGCGTCCAGGTCCACGCGGTAGATCAGCTTGCCGTCCTTCGGGACGGCGTCCTTGTACACGGCACCGGCGTCCAGCCGCTGGGCGTCGCTCGTGGTCGAGGCGCCCTTCACGGGCCGCGCGTCCTCGGCGAAGGTGTACGGGGCGGGCTCACCGGCCGCGAGGGCCTGCGGAGCGTACGTACCGGAGGCGAGGGCGACCGCTCCGGCCACCACGCCCACCACACCGGCCCGCCACCCGCCGCCCGAGCCGAAGACCCGCCACGCGCGCGTAGCGCCCGCCGAGCGCGCCCCGCGCCCGCTCACCGCGGTGCCTCGCACGCTCACCACCAGGCCGCGGCCGGTCGCCGCCGTGCCGCCCGCGCGCGCGGTCGTCGTCCCGTCGGCCACTGCCGTTCCGTAGCCCGCCGCGCCGCGGCTCAAGCCCCGCCCGTTCACGCGCTTCCCCTCGTCGTCCGCCTGGCCGCACCATCCTGCCCCCCGCCCCCGGCCGCTGTCTGCGACGACGCCCGATTGGCCCGCCTTGCCCCCTGCGACCCCCAGGCCGACCGCCCAACCGGCACCCGGCCCGACACCCGCAAAGAAGAAGGGCCCCGGCCGCTTTCCAGCGGCGGGGCCCTTCATGCTTGTGGCGCGCTCACGAACCTGCGGGCACGGAGTCGGTCGCCTCCGTCCACAGATCCTGCTCGGCGCGATCCGCCTGGATCTGGCGGTACACGAGGAGCCCGCCGATGGCGGCCAGTGCGACCAGGAGAAGCTTCTTCACCGCGCGACCTCGTCTTTCGTTGACG
This genomic window from Streptomyces thermolilacinus SPC6 contains:
- a CDS encoding DUF5324 family protein, with protein sequence MTRMDSVRAATDSAKESVLHAADVVAPYAGAAREQAAQYAREARVKMAPKVFKAAQQARVGYGVYVAPHVPPKLDTAAHRAVYQTRRAARQAAYYTTPRLEQAMAAAGPAREEAVSRSTAALAALRGQVTAKEIRKLVRRHERRARTRRAMKGLAVVGMVFGGAVAVWKWWDKQANPDWLVEPPTEVSEGATLTSVDGSGPMSARSEAGTETIETEKPDNGDGLR
- a CDS encoding DUF6344 domain-containing protein produces the protein MAADKVKQFWTAIVSFFCGVLAALRPTAPAAPATLEVPAVPAGSAASAADRRDAVRAGAGAGAGAGAGAGAGGGVAGTAYAARTARVGALALPGQRSVASPVAAGGGRGSGWGRRVPRERALPPTIKQRIHAEAHGASPAVRRLTTAGVLAADHRPAEHATDDEDADGGVPVGAASAR
- a CDS encoding DUF881 domain-containing protein — encoded protein: MSNSADSPTEPARRGTWRPVRLLTAAVFALAGLIFVTSFNTAKGTNIRTDDSLLRLSDLVRERSDKNAELEESTAAVRDEVDTLARRDDGSSEAEDARLGALEKAAGTTEVSGDGLTVTLNDAPPDARAAPGYPEPQANDLVIHQQDLQAVVNALWQGGAEGIQVMDQRLISTSAVRCVGNTLILQGRVYSPPYKVTAVGDTGKLRKALASSPAVQNYQLYVKAYGLGWKVEEKGAMTLPGYTGTVDLRYARPAAQD
- a CDS encoding DLW-39 family protein codes for the protein MKKLLLVALAAIGGLLVYRQIQADRAEQDLWTEATDSVPAGS
- a CDS encoding NAD(P)/FAD-dependent oxidoreductase: MTEHTEVVVIGGGYAGVMAANRLTRRTDVTVTLVNPRPSFVARLRLHQLVGGSHDAVVEYAEVLAKGVRLRIDTVARIDAAGRRVALASGEALPYDYLVYAAGSGSAEPLVPGAAEFAYPVATLEAARRLRSVIDAAPTTAAVTVAGAGPTGIETAAELAEKGLRVTLVCGGVLGPYLHPRARRTATRRLSELGVTVIDGSGSKVTGVTRRAVCLADGRELPSEVTVWTVGFGVPDLAARSGLSVDAVGRLLTDETLTSVDDERIVAAGDSAAPSDLPFRMSAYTAGCLGAHAADTVLHRIAGEPPTPVDLSFNAMCISLGRGAAVFQLAHKDDTAMRLYVSGRPGAKLKEFACQASVKHLVSEARKPGSHSWPKGGPVRRRLLEARHGQEPVTAEDAA
- a CDS encoding serine/threonine-protein kinase — its product is MGEVFAGRYELIDPIGRGGMGAVWRAWDQRRRRYVAAKVLQQSDAHTLLRFVREQALRIDHPHVLAPASWAADDDKVLFTMDLVSGGSLAHVIGDYGPLPPRFVCALLDQLLSGLAAVHAEGVVHRDIKPANILLEATGKGRPHLRLSDFGISMRKGEPRLTETNLVIGTPGYFAPEQLMGEEPDFPADLFAVGLVALYLLQGRRPDSQALVAHFMAHGTPSAPEGIPEPLWQVLAGLLQPDPQARFRTANGARKALGSAVELLPETAGDEEPVEVFDQLGPLPPGYGPDGPVPVPAPVPAPVPERPSVPAAPTTPGAPAVPAQGAPSPSETGGFHLAPPPHQPQPQHQAQPQHQPAGAHQPYAPYPAAPYPAAPYPAAAYPAPAYPAPAYATPQHPATPLAPGTAPAPAPGGHVPVTAPTAPVPAPPRRPGPPRAVAVPVLLLALACYAVGIWALTQM
- a CDS encoding peptidylprolyl isomerase — encoded protein: MAEQLYATLKTNHGDIEVRLFPDHAPTTVRNFVELAKGEREWTNPATGQKTTAPLYNGTVFHRVISGFMIQGGDPLGNGTGGPGYEFKDEFHPDLAFNKPYLLAMANAGPGTNGSQFFITVAPTAWLTGKHTIFGEVTSESGKKVVDAIAGTRTNPRTDRPVNDVVIESVVVEKR
- a CDS encoding rhomboid family intramembrane serine protease, producing MEQSQAPNGLSSCYRHPGVETGVRCTRCERPICPDCMVAASVGFQCPECVRGGSGTGHAPGVERPRNIAGGAIASGDQQLVTKVLIGLNLLVFLAGMFSTGLVDELVLIGLAFDPELARVVGVADGEWYRLLTAAFLHREVWHIAFNMFGLWVLGGPLEAALGRVRYLALYVLSGLAGSALTYVIAAPNQGSLGASGAVFGLMGATLVLYRRLRYDLRPVLGLIALNVLITVVFRDVIAWEAHLGGLVAGAIVAYGMVGGPRAMRPLFQWGACALVLIATVGMTVMRTAALS
- a CDS encoding helix-turn-helix domain-containing protein; the encoded protein is MDAAQQEATARARELQRSWYGEPLGALFRRLIDDLGLNQARLAAILGLSAPMLSQLMSGQRAKIGNPAVVQRVQALQELASQVADGSVSAVEAADRMEEIKKSQGGSVLTSSSQSTPGSGAPTVRRVVREIQSLLRSVAAAGDIIDAADSLAPTHPELAEFLRVYGAGRTADAVAHYESHQS
- the crgA gene encoding cell division protein CrgA, giving the protein MPKSRIRKKADFTPPPAAKQATAIKLTNRSWVAPVMLALFAIGLAWIVVFFVTDGTLPMESLRNWNVAVGFGFIAAGFAVSTQWK